The following coding sequences are from one Ornithorhynchus anatinus isolate Pmale09 chromosome 18, mOrnAna1.pri.v4, whole genome shotgun sequence window:
- the PTCH2 gene encoding protein patched homolog 2 — MLIQTPRREGQNILSPEALGLHLQAALAASKVQVSLYGKSWDLNKICYKSGVPVIENGMIERMIEKLFPCVILTPLDCFWEGAKLQGGSAYLPGRPDIQWTNLDPEQLLEELGPFASLEGFRELLDKAQVGQAYVGRPCLHPDDPHCPPSAPNRHSGQAPDVSRELSGGCHGFSHKFMHWQEELLLGGIAKDRQGRLLSAEALQTTFLLMSPRQLYEHFKGDYETHDIGWSEEQAGAVLQAWQRRFVQVAQRAVPENATQRVHAFSTTTLDDIMRSFSDVSVVRVAGGYLLMLAYACVTMLRWDCSKSQGAVGLAGVLLVALSVASGLGLCSLLGIAFNAATTQVLPFLALGIGVDDMFLLAHAFVEAPPGTPVQERTGECLRRTGTSVALTSVNNMVAFFMAALVPIPALRAFSLQAAVVVGCNFAAVLLIFPAVLSLDLHRRHHRRLDVLCCFSSPCSSRVIQIQPQEPAEGTPPAGPGRLTATVQAFARCDAAGRHVVTVLPPGARPAPPPPDPLGSQLFGPAGSTRDLLGQGEGPGRERACGTLPCARWNLAHFARRQYAPVLLRGHTKGAVLVLFGALLGLGLYGTTLVRDGLELTDVVPHGTKEHDFLAAQLKYFSLYEVAVVTQGGFDYARSQRALLDLHRRFGALKAVLPAPAHQPPRTWLHYYRDWLRGIQAAFDRDWAAGRITRHSYRNGSEDGALAYKLLIQTGDPKEPLDYGQLTTKHLVDAEGLIAPEVFYVGLTVWVSSDPLGLAASQANFYPAPPEWLHDKYDTTGENLRIPAAQPLEFAQFPFLLSGLRQTADFVEAIEGARAACAEAARAGVRAYPSGSPFLFWEQYLGLRRCFLLTVCILLACTFLVCALLLLNPWTAGLIVLVLAMMTVELFGIMGFLGIKLSAIPVVILIASVGIGVEFTVHVALGFLTAGGGGRDLRAARALEHTFAPVTDGAVSTLLGLLMLAGSDFDFIVRYFFVVLTVLTVLGLLNGLVLLPVLLSVVGPPAEAPASDRAGPLPSPDAAPPPLGPRAFFGGSGPPFREAEGGAGDAPGAYILPPAHSHILLEASKDPNFPTITVVQTYKDGPEGRGPPPAPEPKWGPRGGPRPTLPGGFATLTASVTVALHPPPLPGGCAHEGFEEGEAARPPGAFPAAPPGPKDAGGHSC; from the exons ATGCTCATCCAGACCCCGCGGCGGGAGGGCCAGAACATCCTGAGCCCCGAGGCCCTGGGGCTGCACCTCCAGGCCGCCCTCGCCGCCAGCAAAGTGCAGGTGTCGCTCTACGGAAA GTCCTGGGATCTGAacaaaatctgctacaagtcgggAGTCCCGGTCATCGAGAACGGGATGATCGAGCGG ATGATCGAGAAGCTGTTTCCCTGCGTGATCCTCACCCCGCTGGACTGTTTCTGGGAAGGAGCCAAACTCCAGGGGGGCTCGGCCTACCTACC GGGCCGGCCCGACATCCAGTGGACCAACCTGGACCCCGAGCAGCTGCTGGAGGAGCTGGGCCCCTTCGCCTCCCTGGAGGGCTTCCGGGAGCTGCTGGACAAGGCCCAGGTGGGCCAGGCCTACGTGGGGCGGCCCTGCCTGCACCCCGACGACCCCCACTGCCCCCCCAGCGCCCCCAACCGACACAGCGGCCAG GCTCCGGACGTGTCCCGGGAGCTGAGCGGCGGCTGCCACGGCTTCTCCCACAAGTTCATGCACTGGCAGGAGGAGCTGCTGCTCGGGGGCATCGCCAAGGACCGCCAGGGCCGCCTGCTCAG CGCCGAGGCCCTGCAGACCACCTTCCTGCTGATGAGCCCCCGGCAGCTGTACGAGCACTTCAAGGGCGACTACGAGACCCACGACATCGGCTGGAGCGAGGAGCAGGCCGGGGCCGTGCTGCAGGCCTGGCAGCGCCGCTTCGTccag GTGGCTCAGCGGGCGGTGCCCGAGAACGCCACGCAGCGCGTGCACGCCTTCTCCACCACCACGCTGGACGACATCATGCGCTCCTTCTCGGACGTCAGCGTGGTCCGCGTGGCCGGCGGCTACCTGCTCATG CTGGCCTACGCCTGCGTGACGATGCTGCGGTGGGACTGCTCCAAGTCCCAGGGCGCCGTGGGGCTGGCGGGAGTGCTGCTCGTGGCCCTGTCGGTCGCCTCGGGCCTCGGCCTCTGCTCGCTGCTGGGCATCGCCTTCAACGCGGCCACCACCCAG gtgCTGCCCTTCCTGGCGCTGGGCATAGGGGTGGATGACATGTTCCTCCTGGCTCACGCCTTCGTCGAGGCCCCGCCCGGCACCCCCGTGCAG GAGCGGACGGGCGAGTGCCTGCGGCGGACGGGCACCAGCGTGGCGCTCACCTCCGTCAACAACATGGTCGCCTTCTTCATGGCCGCCCTGGTCCCCATCCCGGCCCTCCGGGCCTTCTCCCTGCAG GCGGCGGTGGTGGTGGGCTGTAACTTCGCGGCCGTCCTGCTCATCTTCCCGGCCGTCCTCAGCCTGGATCTGCACCGGCGCCACCACCGGCGCCTGGAcgtcctctgctgcttctccag CCCGTGCTCCTCTCGGGTCATCCAGATCCAGCCCCAGGAGCCGGCGGAAGGGacgccgcccgccgggcccggccgcctgACGGCCACGGTGCAGGCCTTCGCCCGCTGCGACGCCGCCGGCCGGCACGTGGTCACCGTCCTGCCCCCcggcgcccgcccggcccccccgcccccggacccgctGGGCTCCCAGCTCTTCGGGCCCGCGGGCTCCACCCGCGAcctgctggggcagggggagggcccggggagggagcgggCCTGCGGCACGCTGCCCTGCGCCCGCTGGAACCTGGCGCACTTCGCCCGCCGCCAGTACGCCCCGGTGCTGCTCCGGGGGCACACCAAG GGGGCCGTGCTGGTGCTCTTCGGGGCCCTCCTGGGGCTGGGCCTCTACGGGACGACCCTGGTGCGCGACGGGCTGGAGCTGACGGACGTGGTGCCCCACGGCACCAAGGAGCACGACTTCCTGGCGGCCCAGCTCAAGTACTTCTCCCTGTACGAGGTGGCCGTGGTCACGCAGGGCGGCTTCGACTACGCCCGCTCCCAGCGGGCCCTGCTGGACCTCCACCGCCGCTTCGGCGCCCTCAAGGCCGTGctgcccgcccccgcccaccAGCCGCCCCGCACCTGGCTGCACTACTATCGCGACTGGCTCCGAG GGATCCAGGCCGCGTTCGACCGGGACTGGGCGGCCGGACGCATCACCCGCCACTCCTACCGCAACGGCTCCGAGGACGGGGCCCTGGCCTACAAGCTGCTCATCCAGACCGGGGACCCCAAGGAGCCGCTCGACTACGGCCAG ctGACCACGAAGCACCTGGTGGACGCGGAAGGTCTGATCGCCCCGGAGGTCTtctacgtggggctgacggtgtgGGTGAGCAGCGACCCCCTGGGCCTGGCCGCCTCCCAGGCCAACTTCTACCCCGCCCCGCCCGAGTGGCTGCACGACAAGTACGACACCACGGGGGAGAACCTGCGCA TCCCGGCGGCGCAGCCCCTGGAGTTCGCCCAGTTCCCCTTCCTGCTGAGCGGCCTGCGGCAGACGGCCGACTTCGTGGAGGCCATCGAGGGGGCGCGGGCGGCCTGCGCGGAGGCGGCGCGGGCGGGGGTGCGGGCCTACCCCAGcggctcccccttcctcttctgggAGCAGTACCTGGGCCTGCGCCGCTGCTTCCTGCTCACCGTCTGCATCCTGCTGGCCTGCACCTTCCTCGTCTGCGCCCTGCTGCTGCTCAACCCCTGGACCGCCGGGCTCATC GTGCTGGTGCTGGCCATGATGACGGTGGAGCTCTTCGGCATCATGGGCTTCCTGGGCATCAAGCTGAGCGCCATCCCCGTGGTCATCCTCATCGCCTCCGTGGGCATCGGCGTCGAGTTCACCGTGCACGTGGCCCTG ggcttcctgacggccgggggcggcgggcgggaccTGCGGGCCGCCCGGGCCCTGGAGCACACGTTCGCGCCGGTGACCGACGGGGCCGTGTCCACCCTGCTGGGGCTGCTCATGCTGGCCGGCTCCGACTTCGACTTCATCGTCAG gTACTTCTTCGTGGTGCTCACCGTGCTCACCGTCCTGGGGCTCCTCAACGGGCTGGTGCTGCTGCCCGTGCTCCTCTCCGTCGTCGGGCCCCCCGCCGAG GCGCCGGCCTCGGACCGCGCCGGCCCCCTGCCCTCGCCCGACGCGGCgccgccgcccctcggcccccgggcCTTCTTCGGAGGATCCGGGCCGCCCTTCCGGGAAGcggaggggggcgcgggggacGCCCCCGGCGCCTACATCCTGCCGCCCGCCCACTCCCACATCCTGCTGGAGGCCAGCAAGGATCCCAACTTCCCCACCATCACG GTGGTGCAGACCTACAAGGacgggccggagggccggggcccgccccccgcccccgagcccaagtggggtccccggggggggccGCGGCCCACCCTGCCCGGCGGCTTCGCCACCCTGACGGCCTCGGTGACCGTGGCCCTGCACCCGCCCCCGCTGCCCGGGGGCTGCGCCCACGAAGGCTTCGAGGAGGGCgaggcggcccggccccccggggccttccccgcggcccccccgggccccaaGGACGCGGGCGGACACAGCTGCTGA